CAAATGTTGCCATGCCAAACGCATGGGGCGAGAATAGTCAGGAAGTTCCACCCGTCGCATGTTCGGCGGCAAATTCTCGAAATGGCGGGAATCCTGCGCCTTCAAAAAAATAAAATACTCGTTGTTCCGGTCGAGGCCGGCCAGGCCGCGAATCATGCCGTGAACGTAACGTCCGGCCCCCGCTAACGACGGCGGCAAACAAGTGGCGTCAATTCCTATGCGCAAGGTGATCTCGTTTTTTGGTCGCGATGAAATACATCTCCACACAAGTGGACTGACAAACTCAGGAACCGGCTTGCATCGTTTGCAATTGCATGTCTGAGGTTTGGTGTTCAGATTTCGTCACTGCAAACGCCAGCGCCTTTTCCTCTGCGGCAATGCGCACGCGCAACAGCAGCAGATTCAAGAGCGAGGCCGCCAGCAGCGTCCACCATGCTTGAAACAAAAATGGCAGCAAGAAGATTTCTGCAATTACTACACCATAATTCGGATGTTTGAACCAACGATACGGTCCGCGGCGACTCAGGCCGGCGCCCGGAATCACCAAAATTTTTGTATTCCAAAATTTGCCGAGCGCGAGCAGGCACCAATATCGCGCCATTTGCGTTGTTACTAGCAAGACTAAAATCACCGGCCATTGCGGATGCAACTGCGGGCCGCGCGCAAGTCCTTCTATCGCCAAACTTATGAAAAATCCAGTGTGTAGCGCGACGATGAAACGATAATGCGAAGCCCCGAACTCCAATGCGCCGTGCGCGCGCAACCAGCGTTCGTTGCGCCGCGCCCACCACAATTCTGCCAGACGCTGCAGTGCGAGCAAGAGCAGTGTGAGGAGCAACATCTGCTGCGGCAAAGTCATTGGCATTGTCCCAAGATCATCTCGGTTGAAAACCCGGGCCCAAGCGTGGTGGAAAGCACTCGACTTTCGGATTTGTAATCAGAAGATGTAAGATACTCGCGCAGCACAAACAGCACGCTTGCGCTAGACATGTTGCCGTATTCGCGTAAAATTTTCCACATGTATGAGGTTTTCTGCGGCGGCAGGTTCAATGCCTGTGCATACGCCGCGATCACTTTCGCGCCGCCCGGATGCGAGAGAAATTCCGCAATGTCGGCCAGCGTCAACTCACAGGTTGCAAGAAATTGCAGTATCGAAGGCTTGGCGCAGTCACGCACGATCGTT
This Cytophagia bacterium CHB2 DNA region includes the following protein-coding sequences:
- a CDS encoding type III polyketide synthase, which encodes VVIALELCSLTFIRNDFSKSNFVATSLFGDGAAAALLAGDDCKPAGNRALRLDASHAITWRDTLEVMGWEVNDEGLKVLFSKDIPTIVRDCAKPSILQFLATCELTLADIAEFLSHPGGAKVIAAYAQALNLPPQKTSYMWKILREYGNMSSASVLFVLREYLTSSDYKSESRVLSTTLGPGFSTEMILGQCQ